AGATGAGAACGTGATTAGGGCTTAATGAACCCTTAATCAGCTGGAGCATCTTTCTTAATCTCACACTTAGGTCCCTCCACTATTAAACATCACATTTAAGGCTTAAACGACTTAGCGGGAATACTTACCGACACCTTTAACACATCTTAATCATCTTtgacatcttaaacacattaacatatacGTCATTAAGGCATTGAAGCCTTCTATATATGACACATTAATTACATATAAGCATTAGATCTTCTAAAGACTTAACGGACAtgttgtgttgacttaacgactcaagtcaactgTTGattaaaaagttcgggatgttacaccATCTCACTATCGCAACGCTCGGATACTTATTCTCgtttataatatatttgaatcCTTAAACATTATTGttatacaattaattaattcatattataataaattttatgaATGCTAATTTTTACTTATCCAACAGTCAAAAACGGAAaagaaatgtaaaaatataaactaaatttgtataaaaatataaactggattataaaaaaaaggtaatggggGGAACCCTAgtcccggtaccacaattggatacccatcaacccaccccgtatgagccatataaTGTCGgtaaaatacctccatcctaatccctaCATGATTAGGGCACCCCGAAGGATTGAACTCGCGGTTTATAGTTTATGTGATACTTTGTTTTTATTGTCTAAAACAACTATCTTCATAATATCATGCCatcatattttattattgaCTCGATATTTCAGATGCCCACTTTTTATTTTCGAGCCAGGTCCAAAATAGATTTTACATTCTCGGAGACGGTACTGGTTTTATGCATGGAAGTTTGGATGAGAATGAGTCaagaagcagcagcagcagcttcGTTCGACTTCAACTTCGCAGACACCATCAACTCTTGTACATTACAATAAGTTAAATAAGAAACTTTTTACTTTCTTCAATTATAACCTATTGTTCAACCCAACATAATATCTCTTTCAGTGTATTCCAATCGAATATTAAATGTCCTATTTCCTTAATTCTAACCCATTGTTCCCTTTCTTTGATAtcaattttttacttttgaaatcCATTACATCATCGGAAATAACCTCGAGCCATCACGTTAGTCTAttcatcaccgccaccaccatcaccctTATCCCACCGTTCGCAAGTTCCGCACTCCATTGGACATCAGATCACCAGACCGAAACCCACCGCCGCCAGTAACGGCTTCCAACAACACCACGACCCCGACGAGTATGGCTTACACCACCACCATCGGGATGCTGACAACAAATATGTAATAcatctattttcttttaatgtttatttGTTAGATGAGTGGATATGATTGTATGTATAAATACGAGTTGTTAgataataaaaatgatgatgttCGATACATTtgggtttatatatattgattgaaaTTAAGAATTTGAAATCATTAGGGATTTAAAATCATTATTACTGGTTTTTTATGAGGAGGGTTTTTAAGGATGGGTCGGGTAAAATTTGGGGGAAACTGATCTGGGGGGAAACtgagttttagggtttttatagAGAAATAGTCCTTGTGGTTGGTGTTCATCAAAACTGGACGATTTTACCCTCACGTGGCAAACACGTGAGGCGCTTAACGGCTAAAAAGAGACGAACGTTAGTGGCAGGGACGTCTGACAATGAATTGGAAAAGCCCAGAGGcatttaacaataaaaaaaagtctagggacgaaaatgcgaatcgagcaaaccaaatggacgatttgtgataatttctctatatttttggtatttacTACTATCATCATATTTATCAACATCACctcttaaaaacttttttaagagaaaaaaatcaacttaatttttttattcaattaaaaaacaatcaCTAAAGAAAATCTAATCCATAAAGAAAGCTTCCAACTAAAATTATTTCATCTATTCAATACTCAAAAACACTATCATCTTGGTTTGATAGTTTGGTTTCCTGAGCGTATACCTAAACTTGTATTTGTACTTTGGCttgtgtttaaaaaaaaagtagaagaCACAAGATTTAATAAGCGATTATCAGATCTAATTCGTTTGTGTGTTCATTATGTGTTGCGCAACCGGATTCATAAAGCCATCTTATGATGCAAAAAAAGTTAAGGCTGAGCTAAACGGAGTATCACATATTTCGGATGCAGTTAAAGCTGCTCTTATGGCTTTGGTTCGTAAAACATATGTACAAAGTATTAATGAAAAACTTCTTTTGGTTGTTACACTTTACTTTACATGGCAAAAAAGGAATAAGGGCGTGTAACGAAGAAGAATAGATCTATTAATCAGCTTGTTCATGAGATAAATACGATGGTGCGCTACAAATTACTTGCTTTATGGGATCCCACCATTTCTCTAATTAGTTATCGTAAGCTCttgtatgtaattatgtatccTTTCCTTGTAATTGTTGTTAGGTTTTGTGATTTTGAGCATGTTTCTCATTGGTCTTTCAATGTTGCACGAGGTGCATATGATTTGTAAAGTTGGTACAACACTTAGTTAAATCGTCTGTTTTCcagttatataaatttataaccagggtaaatttaaaaaaaaaaaaaaaacgtatttGAATATCTcattaaattatcaaaaacaaacctaatttgaaaatcatcttccaattaattttataaaaaaaaaaaaactaaaaaaaaaatggacaaACAACACTAATCAACCAAATCCAAActttaatcataaataaattatttgtatattggATATACAAGTATACACAAAATCACATTTATCTTTTTCCACCTATCATTATTTTCGACCACCATCACCGAGCACCATACCCATTTAGATCTCCGACGGCCCATATCCATCACCAACCATCGTACCTCGTTTAAATCCAAAGCGAATACCAGTTTGGATCTTTAGCACCCCACATCCACCACCAAGCACTATATAGATCTTCGTCCTCTTACGCGTTCAATTTCATACATCGTACACGATTAGTGGCTATAAGcctttgagtttttttttttttaacataatatcACTAGCTTGTCGTTTAAAAACATGTAttgaaaaaataactttttttttaaggaaaaaaacaaagaattGACACCTCAGATTTTTCTGATTGggcaaaagaaaaagatatgtcaataaaaaaaataaaatctatatttcaTATCTAGTTTAATAAATTCAATATAGATTTTAACTGAATACATAGATAAATTACTATATATAGTAAttgaaaatgaagttaaatttagatcatcaatcaatcaaaaaaTATAGTAAAGGTAGATGCAATCTATGGGTGAAATTAAGAAATTGATCATGGTGCTAGATTCGATAGGAAGCGAGCATGCTCCTCTCCATCTCCCTAGCTAGCTGTTATCCCCTGATCGATCGATCATATGCATGGATGATAGGgccatatataattattaatcatCCCTACTGTCATTAATTCtagcataatatatatatatatatatatatagatggagaAACACGGAGGCAAATCCGGTAGTTTCATTGGACGGCATCGTTGGCGAACCAATAATGCCGATCAGAGTCCCGGCCGATCATCCTTTTCCCCAAGATTACATCATAAATCTCCTCATCCTGTCCCCCATGCAGCCGGGGATTCTGAATCTAGCGACGACCTCAATGACCCTCCTCCTGATGTCGACGATAATATTCTGAATCACGATCGTATCTTCTCAGAACTCGACGGTTTCATGGATGAATTATCAAGCTCCATTAATGACAAGACCACCCCACCCGAACTTCCGGACGTTATACACACATTCTCAACCGTAATCCATTCCAAAACAACAAAATCAGCCGCTAGGAATGTTGACATTTTGATATCTGATCATCATGAGGCCGCGGATGACACGTTCCTGTTTGAATCTGTTAGGCGGTTATGTAATTTAAAATCCGCGCTAGACGAGTACGATAACGCATCTGATCAGGTTGATAAACTTTTGCATCGAGTTATGAAGTTCATGCAAGAACATCTTCGTGCAATTCTACTAGATTCGTCAACGGCGCCACCAGCAACAGCAGCAGAACCCAAACTAAAAGCGATATCTTCAAAACATTTTTCCTTCAAAACAGAACGCTGTCCAGCGCCCGAACCCCCGCCCCCTGCAGCCAAGGCGGATGAGGATTATCCAGGTTTCTCCAACGAGAAAGTCAACAGAATGAACAAAATCGTAACAACCATGATATCGGCCGGCTACAGACACGAATGCTCAAATGTATATAGCATGGCAAGGGGAAACGCCCTGTACGAGCAACTCAGAAGGCTGGATTTTGAAAAGCTCAATGCAGAAGATGTCCACAAGTTTAACTGGGAAACGCTTGAGGCAGACGTCTCAAGATGGATCAGAATCATCAAACATTGCTCTCGGTTTCTAATCCCGGCTGAAAGAAACCTAGGTGACACGGTTTTCTCCCATCATATTCCCATTTTCAGGGGTCTGTTTATCAATCTGGTCCGTAGCGTGATCACGTGGTTACTTGATTACGCCGCGGCTGTTGCCATGACTAAGAGATCCGCAGAAAGGCTGTTTAAGTTCCTAGATATGTATGAGGCCCTCCAAGGCCTTGATAAAGAAATGAGTGATAGTTGTAAATATTATTCCATACAAGatcaagatgatgatgatgatgatgaaaatactAACAAATTGGAAGAACATGAATCATCATGCAATAATGATCTCAATGCTGAAATATCATCTGTCGCGGAGCGTATAGGGGAGGGCGCTGTTAGCATGTTTGGCGATCTAGAAAGCTCCATCAGGAACGATGCCGCAAAAAGCCATGTACCAGGGGGCGCAGTACACCCCCTGACACGCTacgttttaaattatttaaagtaCGCGTGTGAGTATGGAGACACGTTGGAACAGATCTTCCAACAAAATGCAAAACTCAACCAGCCTGCGGCTAATTCTCTTGAGAATATGGAAATGGACATGGAGAAATCACCATTGGCGGCACAGATATTGTCTGTCATGAGCCTTTTGGATGGCAACCTTGCGGTCAAATCAACGCTCTACAAAGATCCTGCGTTGCgcaacatttttttaatgaacaaCGGTAGGTATATATTACAAAAGGTAAAAGGATCGGACGAGATCAAAAAGCTGATGGGAGACAACTGGTGTCGGCGTAGGTCTTCAGAGGTTCGGCATTATCACAAGAGTTACCAAAGAGAGACCTGGGCAAGGCTGTTGCAGTGCATCACACAAGAAGGGATACAAGTAAATGGAAAAGTGAATAAACAAGTATTGAAAGAAAGGTTCAAGAATTTCAATTCCATGTTTGATGAGATACACAAGATACAAAGCGCATGGGTTGTTAGTGAGGAGCAATTGTTGTCAGAGCTTCGGGCTTCTATATCCGCGGTGGTGATTCCGGCCTACAGGTCGTTTGTAGGGAGGTACAGACATCATTTTGAGGCAGGGAAAAGCATggacaagtatataaaatatcaaCCAGAAGACATTGAAGCATTGATTGAGACTTTGTTTGAGGGTAATCCACCTCCCTCAATGTCTAGGAAGAGATTctaactaatatataatttacCTACCTGCGTACCACCATTGTTTCATTAACTATTTTATTTGCTTCTACTATACCTTGTTTCTTACAGCTATATATGGTGAACATTTTTAACTTTGTTATAATTGCCAATTTATTAACTTTCCATGGacttacatattcatataacttGTTTTTGATCATCGGTATATGTGGTTGTTGGAAAGAAATTAATGATCGATGCAAATAATGACTTGCAAAGTTTTTACCTAACTTGTAATTAAGCTTAATTAAACACCTTATAACCCAACCGTAAACCACACAACTGGACTGAATAACGTACAAAAGGAAACCCTACAAATCCAACCAGCAACTTCAACAATAACCTATATCTCCTATCAAAGATGTCTCCGATCAGATTGTACATCTATGCGTCTTGAATAACCTACCGTCCAAGTTTCTTAACAATCAAATGGTTAACTAAACGCAACTGTTAATTAACACAAGTATAACCGGTTCTTTCCCATTTGTTTAGAACTTAATGCACTTGATAAAAAAGTACTTAACCTACTAATTAAGTTAATCAAAACCGTTTTCTTCTTAGTTAaccgataaaaaaaaataaaagtatttgaCTTAATATGCAAGGCGGTACCATATGGCTGGCAAAGAGAGTCAATGTCCCTctgaaatttatattttgacatggattttagatttttcatggatttttaaaattttcttctaggtttttaacatttaccccttttagatattttttttattgattttttaattttgtcttcTGAGAATTTTTTTCTAATACCCCTTTATTAATATGTACAAACATTAGGGACTGTTTAGCAAGAGTTTTTCAGGGGCTTTTAATGGCTTAAAAGCTatttagcttttaaaaataaactcatTGAAAATTATAGCCTTGTTTGGCAATACATAAGAAATCAATAGCCCCAGCCCCaaaaaactcctaaaagccccaaaaagtctttaaaataaaagctcgtaggaagagaattgaaaaaaaagccCCAGCCCCTAGCCCCAACGTCAAGCTCCAGCCTCAAGCCCTTAACTACAGCCTCAACTCCAAGcttttttgccaaacataccctctGTCATGACTTTATTATCAGCCACttagtgattaaaaaaaatcataaacatACGGCCCTTTATACATAAACATCATAAAGAAAACTTTCCATTTATCcaatattgatttaattttcttttaaataaaacatgcAACATTTAACACAAGGTCGTGTTGGCTGTCCCTCGGATCACTTGTGAGCCAAATAAAAGCTTTGTTCTTTTCTgcacaaaaagtcaaaaa
The sequence above is drawn from the Erigeron canadensis isolate Cc75 chromosome 4, C_canadensis_v1, whole genome shotgun sequence genome and encodes:
- the LOC122595281 gene encoding exocyst complex component EXO70B1-like, which translates into the protein MEKHGGKSGSFIGRHRWRTNNADQSPGRSSFSPRLHHKSPHPVPHAAGDSESSDDLNDPPPDVDDNILNHDRIFSELDGFMDELSSSINDKTTPPELPDVIHTFSTVIHSKTTKSAARNVDILISDHHEAADDTFLFESVRRLCNLKSALDEYDNASDQVDKLLHRVMKFMQEHLRAILLDSSTAPPATAAEPKLKAISSKHFSFKTERCPAPEPPPPAAKADEDYPGFSNEKVNRMNKIVTTMISAGYRHECSNVYSMARGNALYEQLRRLDFEKLNAEDVHKFNWETLEADVSRWIRIIKHCSRFLIPAERNLGDTVFSHHIPIFRGLFINLVRSVITWLLDYAAAVAMTKRSAERLFKFLDMYEALQGLDKEMSDKHESSCNNDLNAEISSVAERIGEGAVSMFGDLESSIRNDAAKSHVPGGAVHPLTRYVLNYLKYACEYGDTLEQIFQQNAKLNQPAANSLENMEMDMEKSPLAAQILSVMSLLDGNLAVKSTLYKDPALRNIFLMNNGRYILQKVKGSDEIKKLMGDNWCRRRSSEVRHYHKSYQRETWARLLQCITQEGIQVNGKVNKQVLKERFKNFNSMFDEIHKIQSAWVVSEEQLLSELRASISAVVIPAYRSFVGRYRHHFEAGKSMDKYIKYQPEDIEALIETLFEGNPPPSMSRKRF